The bacterium DNA window CGGCTCTGAAGCTCTACGTGAAGATCGAGGAGTGGGCCTCCGCGGTGATCTATTCCGACGCGATATTAGCCGACTATTACGATACGAGCTTTGCAGACGAAGCCGCCTATGAGAAGCTGCATTCTCTTTTGAAGCTCGATGAGTATGAGAAGGCTCAAGCCGCCGCAACCGACTACCGCCGCCGATTCCCCAACGGAGTCTATTTGGACAAGGTCGCCGCACTTGAGCTGGAAATCAAAGCTGCCCCTGTGCAGGCCGCTACGCCCTGATGCAGTTAGGTTTGTTCGGCGGGACCTTCGATCCGGTTCATTACGGACACTTGCGAACAGTAGAGGCCGCGCGCGTGGAACTGGGTCTTCCGGAAGTTTGGATGCTGCCCAATCCGCATCCCCCGCACAAGCTGCATTTGCCGATGACTCCGTATGCGCACCGCAAGGAGATGTTGCGGCTTGCACTGCTTGAGTTCCCGGCTTTGAAACTGTCGGACACGGAGGAACGCGCCTTTGGACCAGCCTATACGACTGATACGATCCGCCACGTCGTTGCCGATTTGCCGCCCGGACCGCATGACCTGTGGCTGATTGTCGGCGCTGATTCCTTGGTCGAACTGCCGAAATGGCGCAATCCGGAAGAGCTGTTTGAGCATGCGCGCGTGGCCGTATTACGGCGGCCAGGCGTGGACCTCTCCTTGGCGCCGCCTGAATATGTGCACCGGGTTCGGCTGCTCGCCACGCCGTTGGTCCCGATATCCGCGACGGAAATCCGGGCCGCCCTCCGTTCTGGCGCACCCACAGAAGCCTGGTTGCCGGAAGCCGTCCGCAACTATATCGCGCTGCACCGACTCTATCTATAGAGAAGCACAGGACTGAGCCCAAAAGGCTTTCTTTTTTTCGGCAAAATCGCTATTTTGGTGAGTGGGCCGTTTGGCCCTTCTTTTTTCCCTGAAAACGACAGGTGGAAATAGTCCCGGAACTTGTTGAAATGTTTGTAGATACCCAAAACTGGAGGCATCCCATGCGTTGGACCCAATGGATCCTGCTCCTCTGCCTGACTACCACCTTGTCCGCCATGGCCTCGGACAATGTGATGCTCATGTCACCCGAGGGGTTTGTAGCCCGCCCCACACCCGGCGGCAGCCTTGATGATCCCCAGCCGGATTCGTTGTTTTACGACGACGGTACCCCGGCGATTCTAAACACTGGTACGAACTACTGGTGCCGTGTGCGTTTTACGCCGCTGGTGGATTTCAACATCATCAGCGTTTACCATTACATCATTGACGGCGCCGGCAACGCGCCGTGCTCGCTGTTCGTGTTCAATTCGACTCCGGCTCCCGGCGGCGAAGACGCGGTGGCCGTGCGCCCCGGTCCGCAGCCTGCCAACGGTTGGATTGATGTCAACTTCAACGATACCGTGACGGTGCTGGCCAATCAGGACTTCTGGATCGTGTTCGGTCCGGTCCCCGGTGGCGGCCAGAGCGACGGCAACTGGAACTCGATCGCTGACGGCGGTTCGACCAGTGGCCGCAGCCAGCTTTCAACACAGGGCAAGTTTGGCACGTACAACAACTTCCCGTATGACTGGATTCTGCGTATTGGCGGCACGTTTGCGAACACCTTCGTGGACCTCTCGGCTGGCGATCTCGTGAACGAAATCAACAGCGGTGATCCCAGCTTCAACTTCATGCCTGGCCAGGACGTGACGTTTACGCAAGACGTGACCAACGTTGGTACCGGCGCGGCTGGTCCGTACGTGTATGAATTCCAGGTTACCGGCCCGCAGGGGACTGTCGTTTACACCGACGAGACGGTTGGCACGGGTCTGGCCGATGGCGCCAGCGATCAAATCACGACCAGCACTCCGTTCACTCCGACCGCGGAAGGCGAGTATGTTGCTCGTGGTATTTTTCTTTCGGATGAAGACGGATCGGCCGAGAACGACACGTCCTATCTGCGCTTCTTTGTCGGCGGCAACGACCGCTGGTATCGCTATGATGACGACGAAGATCCGGACAGCTATTTGAATTTCAGCGTTGGCTCGGGTTGGGGCCTCAAGTTCATTCCCGCCGAATATCCCGCTGAACTCTCGCAGATTCGCCTGAATGTAAACGGCGCGGCCACCGGTACGATCAAGGTATGGGTGCATCCGGCGGACGAAATCGCCGTGGCTCCGGAAGATCGTTCGATTACGACTGCCCTCGTGGCGGGCTGGAATACAGTTGCGGTGAACCCCGGGCTGACGATTTTCGAAGGTCAGGCCTTGACGATTGGCTATCTGTTCGCAACGGGCGCTCCGATGGGCTTTGACCTCACTCCGCCGAACGCGGCGGGTATCACGGCCATGGGCCCGATTGCCGTTCAGTTAAATAACAACGGCACAGACATCACCGAAGACGACGGCGGCAACATCTGTATTCAGGCTTACTTTGAAGTCTCGACTGCCGTCCCGCCGTTCCCGGTGATTGATACCGACCGCGACACGATTAATTTCGGTGCGGTCAGTCCCGCTTGGCCGGGCGTCTCGCAGACTCTGACGGTCTACAACAATGGTGGTGTGGATCCGCTCAACGTGACGAACATCACGGTGACGCCGAACAACGCCGCGCCGGCCTATCAGATTTCGCCGACGAGCTTCACAGTTGCCGCAGGCGGCAGCCGCGAAGTGACCGTCACCTTTGATCCGCCAGTTCAGCGCACCTGGAACGGCATTCTGACTATCGCGAGCAACGCGGAAAACAACCCCGCATTTACAGTCCTGCTGCGCGGTATCGCCGACACGAATGCGTCTGTTGCCCGGGAAATCAATTTGCCCGTGCCCAACGAATTCAGCCTGCGCCAGAACTACCCGAACCCGTTCAACCCGCAGACGGACATTCAGTTCTCGCTGCCGGTGAACGCCGACGTTCGCCTGACGGTGGTGAATATGCTGGGTCAGGAAGTTGCCGTGCTGGTCAACGAGACCATGTCGGCCGGCGTGTATACGGCGTCGTTTAACGGTGCCAACCTGCCCTCTGGTCTATACTTCTATCGCCTCGATGCGGGGGACTATACGTCTGTCCGCAAGATGATGTTGATGAAGTAAATTTCGCAACAAGAAATGGCCCCCGAAGTCTAATACTTCGGGGGCCATTTTGTCTTAGCCCCCTTGGGTCGCCGGCGGCGGACGCTTTCGCGGTTCGCCGGGCCGGATCACGGCCGACCACCTCTCACCAGCTTTCCTCAATCCCTCTGTTGTCTTGTAAGGATCCTGCATGAAACTGTCCCTCACATTTCTGCTCGCACTTGCGGCGAGTCTGAACACGGTTTTCGCCGAGGATGCACCGGGCTACTTCCGTTGGCCGACTGCCTACGGTAATCAGGTCGCGTTCACGGCTGACAATGATCTTTGGATCGCACCTCTGGCCGGTGGACCGGCCCGCCGTCTCACATCGGCTGCCGGTGTGGAGAATTTTGCCATGTTCTCGCCGGACGGCAAGTGGATCGCGTTCAGCGGTAACTACGACGGCAACGTTGACGTGTACGTTATCTCGCCGGACGGCGGTCAACCACGCCGACTGACCTATCATCCGGCGGCGGACATGGTCGCGGCATGGACGAACGACGGCCGGATTGCCTACCGCAATTTCGCCGACAACGGCTATGGTGGTTGGCAGATGTTCCTCGTGGGCACGGATGGAGGCTGGCCCGAGAAGATGAGCGTGCCTGAGATTGCCCACATCACTTTTGAACCGGGCGGCGATCGCATCGCCTATACCCGTTTCTCGTTAGGTGGTCGCACGTGGAAGCGCTACAAGGGCGGCTGGGCGGAAGACATCTACGTCGGCAGCACCAAGGCGCTCGACTACAAGAAGGTGACGACTTGGGAAGGTAACGATGCCACGCCGATGTGGTACGGCAATAAGATCTACTACATTCGCAACGAAGATGATCGCGACAACCTGTGGCGCATGAATCCGGACGGCACGGGACTGGAGCGATTGACGGAGCATCGTGATTACGACGCGCGCTGGCCGAGTCTGGCCGATGGCAAGATTGCCTACTCGGTTGGTGCGGACATATTTGTCTACGATATCTCGGCAGGTCAGACCCGCAAAGTTGCGGTGACCATGCCCGCCGAGCTCCTGCAGACTCGTGATCGTTTCGTGTCGCCGGACGACTATACGAGCGACTACGGTCTGTCGCCGGATGGCAAGCGGCTGGTATTGGGCGCGCGCGGCGAACTGTTTACCGCTTCGACTGAACGCCGTGGCGTCGTTCTGCAAAATACGGACTCGCCGGGCGAACGCGAACGGTCGCCGGTGTACAGCAAGGACGGCAAGGAAATCTATGCCTGGACGGACAAGGAGGGCGACCAAACGCTGTGGGCCTATCCTGCCGATGGCAAAGGCGCTCCCCGCAAGGTGGCTCCGGGACCCTCGACGTACAATTTCCAGATTGAGCTCTCACCTGACGGAGAGTGGGCGGTCTGCGGCAATAAAGACCGCAAGCTGTCGCTGATCAATCTTAAGACGGGCTCAACGTCGGTGATTGACACGTCGGACTGGGAGATCTATAGCTACGAGTGGTCGCCCGATTCACGCTATGTCGCCTACTCGGTCATTCTGCCGAACAAGTTCGGCGGTGTCAAAATCTATGACACGAAAGACAAGTCCGTGCATCTGGTCACGGACCCGATGTTCGACAGTGATTCGCCTACTTGGGATCCCGACGGTAAGTGGTTGTTCTTCACGTCGCGCCGCAATCACAACGCCTTCTACGGTGAGAACGAGTATAGTTTCATCACCTTGAACACCGGCCAGCTCTTCGCGCTGGCGCTGGCCAAGGACACCAAGAGCCCCTATCTCGAAGTGGATAACACCATCGAGTCCGGCGACAAAAAGGACGATGAGAAGAAGGACGACGAAGACGACGACGGCGACAAGAAAGACAAGAAGGATAAGAAGGGCAAGAAGGACGACAAGGATGACGACAAGAAGGTCGAAGTCAAGATTGACTGGGACGGTCTGATCAATCGCATCGTTCTGTTGCCTGCCGATGCGGGCCGTTACGGCGGTTTAGGCGCGGTCGAAGGCAAGCTCTATTATATCGCTTGGGATGCTCGCGGCTGGAAAGATGACGCCGACGAGGACGACCCGACTGTGGCGCTGCACTGCTACGACATCGAGAAGAAGAAAGACCATACGGTCGTGGATGGCGCGCGCGGTTATGGCTTCTCTCATGATCGGAAGA harbors:
- the nadD gene encoding nicotinate (nicotinamide) nucleotide adenylyltransferase, whose amino-acid sequence is MRTVEAARVELGLPEVWMLPNPHPPHKLHLPMTPYAHRKEMLRLALLEFPALKLSDTEERAFGPAYTTDTIRHVVADLPPGPHDLWLIVGADSLVELPKWRNPEELFEHARVAVLRRPGVDLSLAPPEYVHRVRLLATPLVPISATEIRAALRSGAPTEAWLPEAVRNYIALHRLYL
- a CDS encoding choice-of-anchor D domain-containing protein, coding for MRWTQWILLLCLTTTLSAMASDNVMLMSPEGFVARPTPGGSLDDPQPDSLFYDDGTPAILNTGTNYWCRVRFTPLVDFNIISVYHYIIDGAGNAPCSLFVFNSTPAPGGEDAVAVRPGPQPANGWIDVNFNDTVTVLANQDFWIVFGPVPGGGQSDGNWNSIADGGSTSGRSQLSTQGKFGTYNNFPYDWILRIGGTFANTFVDLSAGDLVNEINSGDPSFNFMPGQDVTFTQDVTNVGTGAAGPYVYEFQVTGPQGTVVYTDETVGTGLADGASDQITTSTPFTPTAEGEYVARGIFLSDEDGSAENDTSYLRFFVGGNDRWYRYDDDEDPDSYLNFSVGSGWGLKFIPAEYPAELSQIRLNVNGAATGTIKVWVHPADEIAVAPEDRSITTALVAGWNTVAVNPGLTIFEGQALTIGYLFATGAPMGFDLTPPNAAGITAMGPIAVQLNNNGTDITEDDGGNICIQAYFEVSTAVPPFPVIDTDRDTINFGAVSPAWPGVSQTLTVYNNGGVDPLNVTNITVTPNNAAPAYQISPTSFTVAAGGSREVTVTFDPPVQRTWNGILTIASNAENNPAFTVLLRGIADTNASVAREINLPVPNEFSLRQNYPNPFNPQTDIQFSLPVNADVRLTVVNMLGQEVAVLVNETMSAGVYTASFNGANLPSGLYFYRLDAGDYTSVRKMMLMK
- a CDS encoding PDZ domain-containing protein; translated protein: MKLSLTFLLALAASLNTVFAEDAPGYFRWPTAYGNQVAFTADNDLWIAPLAGGPARRLTSAAGVENFAMFSPDGKWIAFSGNYDGNVDVYVISPDGGQPRRLTYHPAADMVAAWTNDGRIAYRNFADNGYGGWQMFLVGTDGGWPEKMSVPEIAHITFEPGGDRIAYTRFSLGGRTWKRYKGGWAEDIYVGSTKALDYKKVTTWEGNDATPMWYGNKIYYIRNEDDRDNLWRMNPDGTGLERLTEHRDYDARWPSLADGKIAYSVGADIFVYDISAGQTRKVAVTMPAELLQTRDRFVSPDDYTSDYGLSPDGKRLVLGARGELFTASTERRGVVLQNTDSPGERERSPVYSKDGKEIYAWTDKEGDQTLWAYPADGKGAPRKVAPGPSTYNFQIELSPDGEWAVCGNKDRKLSLINLKTGSTSVIDTSDWEIYSYEWSPDSRYVAYSVILPNKFGGVKIYDTKDKSVHLVTDPMFDSDSPTWDPDGKWLFFTSRRNHNAFYGENEYSFITLNTGQLFALALAKDTKSPYLEVDNTIESGDKKDDEKKDDEDDDGDKKDKKDKKGKKDDKDDDKKVEVKIDWDGLINRIVLLPADAGRYGGLGAVEGKLYYIAWDARGWKDDADEDDPTVALHCYDIEKKKDHTVVDGARGYGFSHDRKKIVVRTKNDYVILDAGDTKEPEADKDDKDKGLKLDEWTCDIDPRAEWKQIYWQAWRDQRDFFYDANMHGVDWKKEGERYAKLVDRITTRHELNDVLGQLFGELSAGHAYIFGGDLERSKNVGVGLLGVDVARESNGYYKIDRVLAPDPWDKGRTSPLSAVGLNVKPGEYLVAIDRKPVNSVANYLELLTNKSGKLVMVSINDKPSLDGAREFVVRTMSDEGELRYWDWVQSRMAYVKEHGGDDIAYLHLSDMSPPGMEQFMREYYPQVYGGKKAFIFDVRNNGGGNIARWILAQLDREIWSWGISRGGQRDHDPWAAFQGHKIAICDEQTGSDGETFSEGWKRLQLGPLVGQRTWGGWVGIRGGKGFVDGGGATQPEFTGWGADSKWLIEGPGVDPTDPVEQNVKNLIGGKDDQLDYAIKWCRDMIKKDPRNDAPMPPFPVKRATGPMK